The Deltaproteobacteria bacterium DNA segment GTCAAAATTGAGCGGTGCAAATGCGTTCGCTTCTCCGCGCTTGATCCGCTCAAGTCCATCCGTGCCTTCATCACAGTAGAGTTCGAACTGGTTTCCTTCAGGATCAAGAAAATAGATACTCTTTGTGATGAGATGATCGATCGTCGCCGTAATCGTCACGTTATGGGCTTTCAGTTGTCGATAACAGACCTGTAACGCGGCAAAGTTCTCTACCTGCAAGGCAACGTGATGCAAGCCGACTTGTCGCTCGGTTACCGGGGCGGCATCAGGCGGGACCGCCAGCACGGCGAGATCATGATGTTGTTCGCCAAGAGAGAAGAACACGCCAGCCGGACGTTTGAGCCGTGTCACCACGGTAAAGCCCAACACCTCAGTGTAAAACTGTTCCGCTTTTTGTAGATCGCGTACTTTTAAGACAACGTGACCGACTTTCTTGGGGTGGATCATGGCTCGCTCCTTTTTCGCGTACTATGCGCCTTTTGCTGTTTCTCCTCAAGCTGTTAATCCACCATCAACTGCGAGAATCTGGCCAGAGATGTAATCGGCATCAGCGCAGGCAAAAAAGACAAACGTAGGCGCAACCGCTTCCGGCTCAACGAGCTTGGCGTTACCGAACGTTCCTGCCGTGTCGCCCAAATGTTGACGGCGAAAGGCGAAAAGGGCATCGGTCATGCGTGTTTCGGCGACTGGGGAAATGCAGTTTACTTGGATGTTATAGGGCTTGAGTTCGCTGGCGGCGTTACGTGTTAACGCGATGATGCCACCTTTGGCAGCAGCGTAGTCTGCGACGCCAAACGAACCGCGAAGCGCAGAGGGAGCGGCAACGTTGATGATCTTTCCACCTCCTTGGGCTTTCATGGTGGGAATGACAGCTTGGATGCCGTGAAAGGTGCCTGTGAGATGGACCGCGAGGATCTCATGCCATTGTGTTTCGGGGATCTCTTCGAGTCGCGTTGGATGAATGATCCCGGCGTTGTTGACCAGCACATCGACTCGCCTCCAGCGGTTCAGTACGTGCTGCACCATACGATCAACCTCTGCCCGTTGTGAGACATCGGCAGTAAGCGCGAGAGCTTGTTTCCCGAGCGTAGTAATCGCATCAACGACCTGGTCTAACGCAGTCGGATCATGTGCACCCACGACCGCCACATGTGCGCCTTCACGTGCAAAAGCTAATGCGACGGCACGACCAATCCCACGGCTGCCACCAGTCACGATGGCGACTTTATTGTGTAATCGCATCTGCTGATCTCCTCCTTTACAGGGGAGATCATACTACTCAGCATTCCGGTTATGGAATCCCTAGTAACTTGTGGGTTTGCAGACTCAGCCGCCATTGTGGGTGGGCTAAACAATAGGCAACCGCTTGCTGAGTATTACGTTGCCGTTCTGGACCATCCATTGGCTGCAAGAAGAAATGTTGGAAGTCGAGGTCAATAAACTTTTCGGGCTCTGCCCCAGGTTGAGGGTAGATCAGCTTCAATTCGCTGCCGGCTTGCAGCGTCAACGCTGCTCCAGCTTTCGGGCTCACACATATCCAGTCCACACCTGGGGGAGGGATGTGAGTGCCGTTGGTTTCGATAGCAACTGTAAACCCATACCCATGTAACGCTGCAACAAACTCTTCATCGAGTTGCAACAGAGGCTCACCACCAGTGCAGACAACCAGTGGCTG contains these protein-coding regions:
- a CDS encoding biphenyl-2,3-diol 1,2-dioxygenase, with the translated sequence MIHPKKVGHVVLKVRDLQKAEQFYTEVLGFTVVTRLKRPAGVFFSLGEQHHDLAVLAVPPDAAPVTERQVGLHHVALQVENFAALQVCYRQLKAHNVTITATIDHLITKSIYFLDPEGNQFELYCDEGTDGLERIKRGEANAFAPLNFDA
- a CDS encoding SDR family oxidoreductase — protein: MRLHNKVAIVTGGSRGIGRAVALAFAREGAHVAVVGAHDPTALDQVVDAITTLGKQALALTADVSQRAEVDRMVQHVLNRWRRVDVLVNNAGIIHPTRLEEIPETQWHEILAVHLTGTFHGIQAVIPTMKAQGGGKIINVAAPSALRGSFGVADYAAAKGGIIALTRNAASELKPYNIQVNCISPVAETRMTDALFAFRRQHLGDTAGTFGNAKLVEPEAVAPTFVFFACADADYISGQILAVDGGLTA
- the queE gene encoding 7-carboxy-7-deazaguanine synthase; protein product: MSYSVKEIFYTLQGEGANAGHPAVFCRFAGCNLWSGREEDRAGAICRFCDTDFVGVDGPGGGKFATAQELAAAVAATWPFPPSGCTAPPDRIREQPLVVCTGGEPLLQLDEEFVAALHGYGFTVAIETNGTHIPPPGVDWICVSPKAGAALTLQAGSELKLIYPQPGAEPEKFIDLDFQHFFLQPMDGPERQRNTQQAVAYCLAHPQWRLSLQTHKLLGIP